Proteins co-encoded in one Papaver somniferum cultivar HN1 chromosome 5, ASM357369v1, whole genome shotgun sequence genomic window:
- the LOC113282611 gene encoding putative DEAD-box ATP-dependent RNA helicase 29, producing the protein MGKVEQKKRENFKKKAKSGGFESMGLSSDVYRGVKRKGYTVPTPIQRKTMPLILSGADVVAMARTGSGKTAAFLVPMLERLKKHVPQGGVRALILSPTRDLSLQTLKFAQDLGRFTDLRISLLVGGDSMETQFEELAQNPDIIIATPGRLLHHLAEIDDMSLRTVEYMVFDEADSLFGMGFAEQLHTILAQLSETRQTLLFSATLPSALAEFAKAGLRDPRLVRLDLDSKISPDLQLTFFTLRQEEKSAAILYLIREQLNSDQQTLIFVSTKHHVEFLNILFREEGIEPSVCYGDMDQDARKIHISKFRARKTMLLIVTDVAARGIDIPFLDNVVNWDFPPSPKSFVHRVGRVARNGRTGTAFSFVTPEDIPYVLDLHLFLSKPIRPAPTEKEVLQDKDTVLSKIEGAIASGETVYGRFPQTVIDLVSDRVREIIDGCTDLEVLQRTCSNAFKLYTKTKPLPSRASIKRAKALSPEGLHPMFKNLMGGNELTAAAFSERLKAFKPKQTILEAEGEKSKNSRGSSSQWVDVMKRKRDVHEKIITLHHQQSADLVAEEAKSEAALDEDLEIALPKKKKKKVLETAGSKRKAESFKDDEYFISSEPTNQHMEAGLSVRANEGFHSNRLDSAILDLVPDDNASMKKKTSQFHWDKKAKKYIKMNNGDRVSASGKIITESGAKVTTTKTGIYKRWKERSHSKVSFGGSNTEGPSDEGSGERGGSTVSRDSSRGRRGGGRPLRGGTRSRAIPNAHIPSELRDPDQVRKNRQQEANKASFSKTSRGKKFGRNGKIGGGRGGGGRGGSRDESGFGGRGGGRTGGRGGGRTGGRGGGRGGSRDDGGFKGRSSGKSDGRGGSRDDGGFKGRGSGRGSARGGGRGGKGGSRY; encoded by the exons ATGGGGAAAGTAGAGCAGAAGAAACGTGAAAATTTCAAGAAAAAAGCAAAATCTGGAGGATTTGAATCAATGGGTTTGAGTTCTGATGTATATAGAGGTGTTAAACGTAAAGGGTATACAGTACCAACACCTATACAGAGGAAAACGATGCCACTTATATTGTCTGGAGCTGATGTTGTAGCTATGGCTAGAACTGGTTCAGGAAAAACTGCTGCTTTTTTAGTTCCTATGCTTGAGAGATTGAAAAAACATGTTCCTCAAGGTGGTGTTAGAGCTCTTATTCTTTCTCCTACTAGAGATTTGTCTTTACAGACTTTGAAGTTTGCTCAGGATCTTGGCCGTTTTACTG ATCTTCGTATTAGTTTACTGGTTGGTGGTGATAGTATGGAAACCCAGTTCGAGGAATTAGCACAAAATCCTGATATCATCATTGCAACTCCTGGTAGGCTGTTGCATCATTTGGCAGAGATTGATGACATGTCTTTACGCACCGTAGAATATATGGTGTTTGATGAAGCTGATTCTCTCTTTGGCATGGGATTTGCTGAGCAGTTGCATACTATCCTGGCACAGTTAAGTGAGACCCGTCAAACGTTGCTCTTCAGTGCAACCTTACCAAGTGCCCTAGCGGAGTTTGCAAAGGCAGGACTGAGAGATCCGAGGCTTGTTCGGCTTGATCTGGACAGTAAGATTAGTCCCGACCTACAGCTCACCTTCTTCACATTACGCCAGGAGGAGAAATCTGCTGCAATATTGTATCTAATCCGGGAACAACTCAATTCAGACCAACAAACGTTGATCTTCGTTTCAACAAAGCATCATGTGGAATTCCTCAATATTCtatttagagaagaaggtattgaGCCTTCTGTATGTTATGGAGATATGGATCAAGATGCTCGCAAGATTCATATATCGAAATTTAGGGCAAGAAAGACGATGCTGCTAATTGTGACTGATGTTGCAGCAAGGGGTATTGATATACCATTTCTAGATAATGTTGTCAACTGGGATTTTCCTCCGAGTCCTAAAAGTTTTGTCCATAGAGTTGGGCGAGTTGCACGAAATGGTCGAACTGGTACTGCATTTTCTTTTGTTACACCCGAGGATATACCTTACGTCCTAGATCTTCATCTATTTCTCTCCAAGCCAATTAGACCTGCTCCAACTGAAAAAGAGGTTCTGCAAGATAAGGATACAGTATTGTCGAAAATTGAGGGGGCAATAGCAAGTGGAGAAACTGTCTATGGGCGATTTCCACAAACTGTTATTGATCTTGTTTCTGACAGAGTTAGGGAAATTATCGATGGGTGTACGGATCTAGAAGTGTTGCAGAGGACGTGTTCTAATGCCTTTAAGTTGTATACAAAGACAAAGCCTTTACCTTCAAGGGCTTCCATTAAACGTGCAAAAGCATTGTCACCGGAAGGATTGCATCCCATGTTCAAGAACCTAATGGGTGGCAATGAGCTAACAGCTGCTGCCTTTTCTGAGCGTTTGAAAGCTTTCAA ACCGAAGCAGACTATATTAGAAGCAGAAGGGGAGAAATCAAAGAACTCACGT GGTTCTTCTAGTCAATGGGTCGATGTCATGAAGAGGAAAAGAGatgttcatgaaaaaataatcaCACTTCATCATCAACAATCTGCTGATCTTGTGGCAGAG GAAGCCAAATCAGAAGCCGCACTTGACGAGGATTTAGAAATCGCGttaccaaagaagaagaagaaaaaag TGCTAGAGACGGCGGGTTCCAAAAGAAAGGCAGAAAGCTTCAAGGATGACGAGTACTTCATAAGTTCAGAACCAACAAATCAA CACATGGAGGCAGGACTCTCTGTCAGAGCTAATGAGGGATTTCATTCAAACAG GTTGGACTCGGCTATTCTTGATCTAGTGCCAGATGATAATGCTAGCATGAAGAAGAAAACTTCTCAGTTTCACTGGGATAAG AAAGCTAAGAAGTATATCAAAATGAACAATGGTGATCGTGTGTCAGCCAGCGGAAAG ATTATAACTGAAAGTGGCGCAAAAGTGACAACTACCAAGACTGGCATATACAAAAGGTGGAAAGAACGGTCTCACAGTAAGGTTTCTTTTGGGGGGTCAAATACTGAAGGACCTTCTGATGAGGGAAGTGGAGAACGAGGAGGCTCTACAG TGTCCAGAGATTCATCACGAGGAAGAAGAGGTGGTGGTAGACCATTAAGAGGGGGAACTAGATCTCGAGCGATTCCAAACGCGCACATTCCTTCAGAACTAAGAGATCCCGACCAAGTTAGGAAGAACAGACAACAGGAAGCAAACAAGGCTTCTTTCTCGAAGACTTCAAGAGGTAAAAAGTTCGGAAGAAATGGAAAGATAGGGGGCGGTAGGGGCGGTGGAGGTAGGGGTGGAAGTAGAGATGAAAGTGGGTTCGGAGGTAGAGGCGGCGGTAGAACTGGTGGTAGAGGCGGCGGTAGAACTGGTGGTAGAGGCGGAGGTAGAGGTGGAAGCAGAGATGATGGTGGATTCAAAGGTAGAAGCAGTGGTAAAAGCGATGGTAGAGGCGGAAGTAGAGATGATGGTGGATTCAAAGGTAGAGGCAGTGGTAGAGGTAGTGCCAGAGGCGGAGGAAGAGGTGGTAAAGGAGGTAGCAGATATTGA
- the LOC113282612 gene encoding pathogenesis-related protein PR-1-like, producing MKKNNQFNGVIASILVAVILFHCSQTHAQYPDYQTEEYPDQTSQYPEQTEQYPEQTVQHPDQTGDASGYGHAAHAPLDTKHQFLDYQNAARSLVGCAPFKWSEELANFAASYAEQRRSDCALIHSDGPLGENLFWGGGYGWTPAQAVKAWVDEGQYYDHSTNSCAPGQECGHYTQIVSARTTSVGCAMLQCDGDLGEFIICNYAPAGNYIGEKPY from the coding sequence atgaagaagaataaccAGTTCAACGGTGTCATTGCCAGCATCCTTGTAGCAGTAATTCTCTTTCATTGCAGCCAAACCCATGCCCAGTATCCTGATTATCAGACAGAAGAGTATCCTGATCAGACATCCCAGTATCCTGAGCAGACAGAACAGTATCCTGAACAGACAGTCCAGCATCCTGATCAGACAGGCGATGCTAGCGGTTACGGACACGCTGCACACGCACCTCTAGACACAAAACACCAATTCTTAGATTACCAAAATGCAGCTCGTTCCTTGGTAGGGTGTGCACCATTTAAATGGAGTGAAGAATTGGCAAACTTTGCAGCATCCTACGCAGAACAAAGGCGATCCGATTGTGCTTTGATACATTCAGATGGTCCATTGGGTGAAAATCTGTTCTGGGGTGGTGGTTATGGATGGACACCAGCTCAAGCTGTCAAAGCTTGGGTTGATGAAGGCCAATATTATGATCATTCCACTAATTCCTGCGCACCTGGTCAGGAATGTGGTCACTATACTCAAATCGTTTCGGCGAGAACCACGAGTGTTGGGTGTGCTATGTTGCAGTGCGACGGTGATTTGGGAGAATTTATCATCTGCAACTACGCTCCAGCCGGAAATTACATCGGCGAAAAGCCATACTAA